In the Francisella hispaniensis FSC454 genome, ATGAAACAAATATTTAAGATTCTTATTGGTCTAAGAGATTTTGTTCTAGAAGAGGAGCTTAAAATGCTTTTTATAGAAGATGAATATCAGTGTGACTTTGTAGAAACTGCTAATCATATGATTGATAAGGTTTGTAGTAAATATAACCTAATTATATTAGATAGTAGTTTAGAAAGTAATTCAGATCAACTAGAACAACTATCATTATTAGATATAACAAAAATAATAAGAACTGATTATAATATACCTATAATTATTCTAAGCAATACTAACAAAGACCTAGATAAGATAGCCGCTCTTCAGGTTGGGGCCGATGATTATTTTACAAAACCTTTAAATTATATGGAGGTTTTTCTTAAATCTAAGAATATTATTAAGAGAGTAGTTACTATAACTGAAAATCCTTTAAAGTTATATAAGTTTTCTAATTGGCTTCTAAATTGTAATAAAATGATATTAGAAAATATTAATTCAGGTGAAATTGTTAATTTAACTACACATTTATATAAAATCTTAATTTGTTTTATAGAAAATAGAGGAATGATTTTAACAAGAGAATTGTTAATGGAAAAGATTAATCCGGATAAATATGATATATATGATCGTAGCATTGATGTTCAAATAGGCAGATTAAGAAAGATTCTAGAATTTGACATTAGGAATCCTCAGATTATAAAAACCAAAAGAGGAGCTGGTTATATGTTTGATTCAAATATTCAAAAGATATAAATTTAAAAATATACAATAAATCCAATTGAATAATCTCAAAATCAAAGTAACTTTACTTTCAGATAAGAATTTCAAGAGCATAAATGACCAAATTATCAAAATATAATATATATTGAATAATAATTTACAGTTACATATTAGTGTGTTTAAAGTTGTAATTTAGACATATTTGTAGTGAATAATTTCTCCATGATCTTTTTGATCATATTCAGTTAATCTTTAAAGTTAAAATAAGGAGAAAATAATGGCTTTAGATGGACTTATTAAAACCCCAGAAGTTGATAAAAGTTTAATTGGTAGCGTTCTAGGTGCAGTAAATATGGATCAGCTAGTAGCAGGTCCTTTAAAAGCAATGGTATCAGCTCAAGTTGATGCATCAAAGAGTTATATTGATTTTTTAACAACAGTATGTATTAAAGATGGTAAAGCTGTTGCTGTTGATTTTACATATGAAGAAACTCTTTTAGATTCACAAGGACTACCTATATATAAAAAGAATGATCAAGGTTATTTGAATAATAAAAATGAGATTTTTTTACTAGTTGAACAAGGTAATAAAGAAGAAGCAACTCTAAAATTAGAAGGTGCTCAAAAAATTTTTGATGCTGCTAAAGAAGAGCTTAATTCCGCAGATGATGATAACAGATCTATAGCTCAGGAGCAATTTGATAAGGCAGTAGCAGAGCTTAGAGAAGCAAAAAAAGAGTTTGAGTCTTCTAATGTAATAGTTTATAAAAAAGCAAGTGATAACACTGTAGTCACAGCTGCAGAGCTACCAGACATTTTAGCAGAATATGGTGTAGCAAAGACAGTTTATAGAACTATTAAAGTTCCTTTAATGACAATGATTACACATCCTTCTATTGCTATTGAAGAAGGTAACATTACATTTGATATGTCTATTACACAAATGGCCGAAGATAACTCAAGTAATGAGTTAAATGCTGAAACAGAAATGGGAATAAAACATGGTCCATTCACTATGGGCGTAAAAGCTAAAATATCTCATAAATCTGAACAAACTCGAAAAACGGATACAACAGCTAAATACCATGTTGACGTTAAAGTAAAGAGACAAGATCCTCCTGAAGCATTAAACAAAGTACTAGATTTAATGATGAATGGTATTAATCCTATTCGTGTCGCTGAACCTAAATAAATATAATAACTAAATAAGTAATTATAAATATTTAGATATGAAATAATTCTTCAACTGAGATTTAAGAACAATACAAATTAATAGAATTATATTGTTTACATAATAATTAGATTATTTATTTGATATTTTATTATCAAAGCAAGGAAGTTATACATATTAGGTCTAACTTCTTTTCGTTGTTTCATGTCCCAAAAGCCTTGATTCAAAACAGCAAAATTAGATTTAAAATCTTTATATTTTTTTATATCAACGTAACAAAGCTTTTCTAGTTCTTCTTTAACTGACTCAGATAACTCAAAAAAACCGCCACCACTGCGAATACTAAGGTAATTTGATAGCTCATCAGCATTATCGTTAATAAACTTTTCTATAGCTTCGTATTCAGCAAATAGCTGCTTTTGTTTTTCTTTTTCTTGTTGCGTTGTTATCATTTGTTGTTGCCTCTTAAATTCAACTTGAGATTCAAGCTCTTTATTCTCTAATGTTCCTAGAAAAAAAGCTGCTGGAGTAGTTTTAATAATACCAATATCAACAGCTTGCTTAGTAACCTCTATAGCTTCATTTATAGCATTGATTGAATATGATTCCTCTATTTCTACAACTTTTTTTGCTCTTATTCCCCAAGATGTTAAAATAGTCTCAAAATAAGACTCTTCATTAATGTCTGAAATGTTAAAACCAAAAAGGTTTCCTTCATCATTATTATCAGTCTGATTAGTTATTAGTGGTTTATCTTTGTAGTCAAAATCAAATCTTATTTTGTTAAATGAACGACCCTCTTTTATTAATTCATAAGAAAAATTAAATTCTGTAGAATTATTAATTTCTTTAGATATTACGTCTAAAACAAATTCTCTAAATTGTCTTACCATTTTATATTTATTACTAATACCCATTTTTGCTTTATATTCATTTATAGAAATAATAAATGATGTTTCGGATTGTTTATAACTACTATCTTTTATAATCTTTAAAGATAAATACGTGAATATGGAATAACTATTTTTTAATCTAGCAATACTTTCAAAACTAACTTTAGCGTATTTCACAAAAGCTAAAAGTCTTGGTAATGCTGTTGGATTAGCATATAACTTTAATTCTCCAGCTGAATTATTATATTCTATTAAATTAAACCATGTAACAGATATACCTGACTTCTCGTCTTCTGGATATAAAGGATGTGGAATATGAATAGCTTTCGATATTAATGATTTTCTAATTTTATTTATTTCTCTAGATAAATGCTCTTTTCGTACACCAGTTATAAATATAAAATCTTCTTTTTTAAAAGTGAATGATTTAGGTGTCTTCTCTATATATTTTTCTAACTCAAGATTATCAAGATCTTTATCTGGCAAATATACACTATATTTTTCTAATTTGGAGAAAAACAACATAATAGTTTTAATTTCATATGCTGTCCAATTATGCTCTGACTTAATATCAGCAAAGAGACTAGTTAAATAAAATGTTTTTGACACTATATCATTAAAGCTTTTATCATTCATGTTTTAATATGACACCTTTTCATACTTAAATAAAAGTTTTTTTTATTTATTTTATTTAAGTTTATTATCTAACCAAATTCTTTTATTATCTAACCAAATTCTTTTATTATCTAACCAAATTCTTTTATTATCTAACCAAATTCTTTTATTATCTAACCAAATTCTTTTATTTAATCCTCTGTATAGCTTTAAATATAAAGGTTTTGTATATCCTTAATATTTAATAGTTTAATATATAAAAACAAACAATGAGCATTTTATAAAAATGCTTGTCTGTTTTTCTTTTTTTCTGGTTTTCATGATTATATACAAATATCATATTTGATTAAATTGGAACTAAGCAGGAAATAATATTAACTAGAGATAATAGTTTAATGGAAAGTGTTAATTTTCACAACTTTGTTGATAATTGTTCTTTTGTAAGTTTAAACATGATAATCACCTTTATCTATTCTAAGATACCATCTAAAAAAGTATCTTTTTTCTTTTTGTGTGATTGGTGATATTTATACTTTACTCAAAGCTTCTAAAAATTCTTCTTTCTTGACATAGATATATCCCATACAAATACCCTTCTCATAAAGTCTACGAAAAGATATTTACAAACAATCAGTATTCATTTTTACAAATTTTTAGATCTTTCATAATATCTCCTATTTAAAATCTAACTTTCCCAAAAAAGATTATTGAGACTATAAAACTATACTTAGAAATTTAAAAGCTTTGAGATTAGTTTTCTAGAGAAAAATTCCTATAAAGAAACTATTTAGGGGATGTTTAAAAATAATTTTAAT is a window encoding:
- a CDS encoding winged helix-turn-helix domain-containing protein, with the protein product MKQIFKILIGLRDFVLEEELKMLFIEDEYQCDFVETANHMIDKVCSKYNLIILDSSLESNSDQLEQLSLLDITKIIRTDYNIPIIILSNTNKDLDKIAALQVGADDYFTKPLNYMEVFLKSKNIIKRVVTITENPLKLYKFSNWLLNCNKMILENINSGEIVNLTTHLYKILICFIENRGMILTRELLMEKINPDKYDIYDRSIDVQIGRLRKILEFDIRNPQIIKTKRGAGYMFDSNIQKI
- a CDS encoding replication initiation protein; the protein is MNDKSFNDIVSKTFYLTSLFADIKSEHNWTAYEIKTIMLFFSKLEKYSVYLPDKDLDNLELEKYIEKTPKSFTFKKEDFIFITGVRKEHLSREINKIRKSLISKAIHIPHPLYPEDEKSGISVTWFNLIEYNNSAGELKLYANPTALPRLLAFVKYAKVSFESIARLKNSYSIFTYLSLKIIKDSSYKQSETSFIISINEYKAKMGISNKYKMVRQFREFVLDVISKEINNSTEFNFSYELIKEGRSFNKIRFDFDYKDKPLITNQTDNNDEGNLFGFNISDINEESYFETILTSWGIRAKKVVEIEESYSINAINEAIEVTKQAVDIGIIKTTPAAFFLGTLENKELESQVEFKRQQQMITTQQEKEKQKQLFAEYEAIEKFINDNADELSNYLSIRSGGGFFELSESVKEELEKLCYVDIKKYKDFKSNFAVLNQGFWDMKQRKEVRPNMYNFLALIIKYQINNLIIM
- a CDS encoding DUF2589 domain-containing protein, with the translated sequence MALDGLIKTPEVDKSLIGSVLGAVNMDQLVAGPLKAMVSAQVDASKSYIDFLTTVCIKDGKAVAVDFTYEETLLDSQGLPIYKKNDQGYLNNKNEIFLLVEQGNKEEATLKLEGAQKIFDAAKEELNSADDDNRSIAQEQFDKAVAELREAKKEFESSNVIVYKKASDNTVVTAAELPDILAEYGVAKTVYRTIKVPLMTMITHPSIAIEEGNITFDMSITQMAEDNSSNELNAETEMGIKHGPFTMGVKAKISHKSEQTRKTDTTAKYHVDVKVKRQDPPEALNKVLDLMMNGINPIRVAEPK